The sequence AGCGCCGTATGGCACAGAACATTAAACGTGTCATTCTCCCTGTTATTAAACCCGGTGGTATTCATCGTGAGCATGGCCGCATGACAGCTGATGTAGAATCAGTTTCGGATGAGCTGATCAACCTGCTCTCGCTGATCCCCGGCATTCGAAATTTCTCAGTGGCGGAATCTTGTGAGCTTGATCTTGCTGCGATGCAGGAGGCTGCAAAGGCTGCTGTGCTTGCCGATTTCGGCCCTGATGTGGAGGGCAAACGCTTCCGCGTCACCGCCAAGCGTAGCGATAAACGTTTTCCGATTAAAACGCCGGAGTTGAATTTCGAGATCGGTGGTTTTCTGAAAAACCAATTGAATTTGCTTGTGAATCTTAATAATCCCGAAATTGATGTGCGTATTGAGATCGGCTTGAAAGAGGCCTATATCTATACCCGAAAGATAGCGGGTATTGGTGGCCTGCCTGTCGGTTCATCCGGCCGTGGTGTTGTGCTTTTTTCCGGAGGTATTGATTCTCCGGTAGCAGCTTACACGATGATTAAACGCGGCATGGAAGTGGTGCTGGTTCACCTTTATAACAGTACGATCAATCGAGACTTTGTTAAAATCAGGGATCTGGCACGCCAGCTTTCACTCTATCAGGGTAGGGTGAAGCTTTACCTTATCGATCTTGAAGAGTTTCAGCGCCATGCCATCGCCAATGTGTCGGCTGAGTACCGCATGATCATCTACAAGCGCCAGATGATTCGCTCAGCCGCCAAAATTGCACATCTGGAAAAAGCGCAGGCACTGGTGACCGGGGATTCGCTTGGCCAGGTGGCAAGCCAGACGCTGGCAAATATCCACGCAATTTACGACGCCTCTGACCTGCC comes from Mariprofundus aestuarium and encodes:
- the thiI gene encoding tRNA uracil 4-sulfurtransferase ThiI, whose translation is MPKLLFHLGELSLKGKNRSVFERRMAQNIKRVILPVIKPGGIHREHGRMTADVESVSDELINLLSLIPGIRNFSVAESCELDLAAMQEAAKAAVLADFGPDVEGKRFRVTAKRSDKRFPIKTPELNFEIGGFLKNQLNLLVNLNNPEIDVRIEIGLKEAYIYTRKIAGIGGLPVGSSGRGVVLFSGGIDSPVAAYTMIKRGMEVVLVHLYNSTINRDFVKIRDLARQLSLYQGRVKLYLIDLEEFQRHAIANVSAEYRMIIYKRQMIRSAAKIAHLEKAQALVTGDSLGQVASQTLANIHAIYDASDLPLLPPLIGMDKEEIIALGRRIGTYEISIEEYCDICSFLIAKHPETHGSRDRVAELESLLPLEGLEYPTRTIWFNGGHEQGDEREQVPPA